A window from Chaetodon trifascialis isolate fChaTrf1 chromosome 5, fChaTrf1.hap1, whole genome shotgun sequence encodes these proteins:
- the nudcd2 gene encoding nudC domain-containing protein 2 — MSVHFEERSGVIPCKTPWGSWYQTMEEVFIEVNVPHGTSAKEVKCRLGSRDIELHVKGEEIFKGKLFGTTMSDEATWTLEDKCLIRIILMKTNREAGNCWSSLLEGEYCANAWVQDQMQRKLTLERFQRENPGFDFSGAEISGNFAGGGPDFSSLQK, encoded by the exons ATGTCAGTGCATTTCGAAGAGAGGAGCGGTGTCATCCCGTGCAAGACACCCTGGGGCTCCTGGTACCAGACCATGGAGGAGGTTTTCATCGAAGTCAATGTGCCTCACGGGACGTCTGCTAAAGAGGTCAAGTGCCGTTTGGGATCCAGAGACATAGAGCTGCATGTCAAAGGAGAGGAAATATTCAAG gGAAAGTTGTTTGGCACAACCATGTCTGACGAGGCCACCTGGACTTTAG AGGACAAGTGCCTCATTCGGATCATTCTTATGAAGACTAACAGAGAAGCGGGGAACTGCTGGTCCTCGCTGCTGGAGGGGGAGTACTGTGCGAATGCCTGGGTCCAGGACCAGATGCAGAGAAAGCTCACACTGGAGAGGTTCCAGCGGGAG AATCCTGGATTTGACTTCAGCGGTGCAGAGATCTCTGGGAATTTTGCTGGTGGCGGTCCAGACTTTTCCAGTTTACAGAAGTGA